In Microbacterium cremeum, a genomic segment contains:
- a CDS encoding protoporphyrinogen/coproporphyrinogen oxidase, whose product MDAVTSPAEPLEGLVSHAHETRAVVIGGGIAGLVAALECAKVGMPVTLVEATPRLGGTIAGAEFDGLPLDLGASCWSTSGGTVRALVEELGLDDRIVAPSTDRTWIAGLPKGAAAPLPEQSLLGIPANPWDESVRRVIGWRGAWRAYVDRLRPPLTIGTERNLGKLVRSRMGAAVHDRLVAPLAAGRFGLTPDEVDVVVAAPGLTAALTRTGSLSGAVADLLVDRDAPPVAAIESLDGGMPQLVSALGERLRLLGAEIVLDTRVTGLSRVGGRWRLGIESTDDDAGAAVPDPADIVIVATGRQEAQRLLEAAGARAGSSPGAEPGHEGIVREVVTLVVDEPALDAAPRGAQVYPLAGTHRASGLVHHTARWAWLAHAAGAGRHVLSVAFDHPVAEGHETIELARHEASALLGVRIDDTAVRAAHTARFELAAPASALGHDAATADVRRRVSARPGLAAVGAWVAGSGLAQVVADARSEADRVRRAALFGGPAPE is encoded by the coding sequence ATGGATGCCGTGACCTCCCCCGCCGAACCGCTCGAAGGGCTCGTCTCCCACGCCCATGAGACGCGCGCGGTGGTCATCGGCGGTGGGATCGCAGGGCTCGTCGCCGCCCTCGAGTGCGCGAAGGTGGGGATGCCGGTCACCCTGGTCGAGGCGACCCCGCGGCTGGGCGGCACGATCGCAGGCGCCGAGTTCGACGGCCTGCCGCTCGACCTCGGCGCGAGTTGCTGGTCCACCAGCGGCGGGACGGTGCGCGCTCTCGTCGAGGAGCTCGGCCTCGACGACCGGATCGTCGCGCCGAGCACCGACCGCACCTGGATCGCCGGGCTGCCGAAGGGCGCCGCCGCGCCGCTTCCCGAGCAGAGCCTGCTGGGGATCCCGGCGAACCCGTGGGACGAAAGCGTCCGCCGCGTCATCGGCTGGCGCGGCGCGTGGCGGGCGTACGTCGACCGGCTGCGGCCGCCGCTCACGATCGGGACCGAACGCAACCTCGGCAAGCTCGTGCGCTCACGCATGGGCGCCGCCGTGCACGATCGCCTCGTCGCACCGCTGGCCGCCGGACGGTTCGGTCTCACGCCCGACGAGGTCGACGTCGTCGTCGCGGCGCCCGGGCTCACCGCCGCCCTCACCCGCACCGGCTCGCTCAGCGGCGCCGTCGCCGATCTGCTCGTCGACCGGGACGCCCCGCCGGTCGCCGCGATCGAGAGCCTCGACGGCGGGATGCCGCAGCTGGTGTCCGCCCTCGGTGAGCGGCTGCGGCTGCTCGGTGCCGAGATCGTGCTCGACACCCGCGTCACCGGACTCTCGCGCGTCGGTGGACGGTGGCGGCTCGGCATCGAGAGCACCGACGACGACGCCGGGGCCGCTGTGCCCGACCCGGCGGACATCGTGATCGTGGCGACGGGCCGACAGGAGGCCCAGCGCCTCCTCGAGGCGGCGGGCGCACGGGCCGGTTCGTCGCCCGGCGCGGAACCCGGACACGAAGGGATCGTGCGGGAGGTCGTGACGCTCGTCGTCGACGAGCCCGCGCTCGACGCCGCGCCCCGCGGCGCGCAGGTCTACCCGCTCGCGGGGACGCATCGCGCCTCGGGTCTTGTGCACCACACCGCCCGGTGGGCGTGGCTCGCCCACGCGGCCGGAGCGGGTCGCCACGTGCTGAGCGTCGCGTTCGACCACCCGGTGGCCGAAGGGCACGAGACGATCGAGCTCGCCCGGCACGAGGCATCCGCTCTCCTCGGCGTCCGGATCGACGACACCGCGGTGCGCGCGGCGCACACCGCGCGCTTCGAGCTCGCCGCCCCGGCCTCGGCGCTCGGACACGACGCGGCGACCGCTGACGTCCGCCGACGTGTCTCGGCGCGGCCGGGGCTGGCCGCCGTCGGCGCGTGGGTCGCGGGGAGCGGGCTCGCCCAGGTCGTCGCCGACGCCCGGTCCGAGGCGGATCGCGTCCGCAGGGCTGCGCTCTTCGGCGGGCCGGCGCCGGAGTGA
- a CDS encoding phage holin family protein, which yields MTTPRGFRDRADDSLLTLLGEIPELVRNVVIAEIDAAKAWLARTAKDGGWGALWVFAALFVLFWSVPVLGTFVIAGLSSWWPVWLSALVVFFAMLIVTAVLALLGVMRFRRIGERQNPVQSIAQDVKEVRDEL from the coding sequence GTGACCACGCCGCGTGGCTTCCGCGATCGCGCGGATGACAGTCTGCTCACGCTTCTCGGCGAGATTCCGGAGCTGGTCCGCAACGTCGTCATCGCCGAGATCGACGCGGCGAAGGCGTGGCTCGCACGCACTGCGAAGGACGGCGGGTGGGGTGCCCTGTGGGTCTTCGCGGCGCTGTTCGTGCTGTTCTGGTCGGTGCCGGTGCTCGGCACCTTCGTGATCGCCGGGCTCTCGTCGTGGTGGCCGGTGTGGCTGTCGGCGCTCGTGGTGTTCTTCGCGATGCTCATCGTCACCGCCGTGCTGGCGCTGCTCGGCGTCATGCGCTTCCGCCGCATCGGTGAGCGCCAGAACCCTGTCCAGTCGATCGCCCAGGACGTGAAGGAGGTCCGCGATGAGCTCTGA
- a CDS encoding DUF3618 domain-containing protein — protein MSSEARTPAPKTPVAVPRTAVPLGIDDPVEHARAELKAALAAIEEKANVPRRVGRAVDEGVEKARTFSRRNPAAAAVAVVVGAAAIGAAVWGLVRLYTR, from the coding sequence ATGAGCTCTGAGGCTCGCACACCGGCGCCGAAGACCCCCGTTGCGGTGCCTCGAACCGCGGTGCCGCTCGGCATCGACGATCCGGTCGAGCACGCCCGGGCGGAGCTGAAGGCGGCGCTGGCCGCCATCGAAGAGAAGGCGAACGTGCCGCGGCGAGTCGGCCGTGCCGTTGACGAGGGCGTGGAGAAGGCCCGCACCTTCTCGCGGCGCAACCCGGCTGCCGCCGCGGTCGCGGTCGTCGTCGGGGCTGCCGCGATCGGCGCTGCGGTGTGGGGGCTGGTGCGGCTCTACACGCGCTGA
- a CDS encoding uroporphyrinogen-III synthase, translating into MNTAPQHQPAKPLAGWRVLVPRGGPWGDGVAASLRRQGATPVIAPLINFAPTNDQASLDQALADLAAGAFDWLTVTSATTVDVLYAYRATVPARTKVAAVGETTAAALLAVGYHVDLVPEKDNSAAGMAEQMIALEPEPRDILTLRSEIAKPVLTRMLSEAGHRVRSVVAYRTVGVPVTERIAEDVRSGRINAILVTSGSVAEQVHQQFAEIPDTTLIAAIGPRTARDAKRAGLDVDIVAEMQTVDALIDAVATFSLPHAADEFAPRTGALPLPRTERG; encoded by the coding sequence ATGAACACAGCCCCCCAGCACCAACCCGCCAAGCCGCTCGCCGGCTGGCGCGTTCTCGTGCCCCGCGGCGGACCGTGGGGCGACGGTGTTGCGGCATCGCTGCGTCGGCAGGGCGCGACGCCCGTGATCGCGCCGCTCATCAACTTCGCTCCGACGAACGACCAGGCGTCCCTGGATCAGGCGCTGGCAGATCTCGCCGCGGGGGCGTTCGACTGGCTCACCGTCACGAGTGCGACCACGGTCGACGTGCTGTACGCCTACCGCGCAACCGTGCCGGCGCGCACGAAGGTCGCCGCCGTGGGCGAGACGACCGCCGCCGCACTCCTCGCGGTCGGCTACCACGTCGACCTGGTCCCGGAGAAAGACAACTCCGCCGCCGGGATGGCTGAGCAGATGATCGCCCTCGAGCCCGAGCCGCGCGACATCCTGACGCTCCGCAGCGAGATCGCGAAGCCGGTGCTCACCCGCATGCTGTCCGAGGCGGGGCACCGCGTGCGCAGTGTCGTCGCCTACCGCACGGTCGGCGTTCCGGTGACGGAGCGGATCGCGGAGGACGTGCGCTCCGGGCGCATCAACGCGATCCTCGTCACGAGCGGCTCGGTCGCCGAACAGGTGCATCAGCAGTTCGCCGAGATCCCCGACACCACGCTCATCGCCGCGATCGGGCCGCGCACGGCGCGCGACGCGAAGCGCGCCGGTCTCGATGTCGACATCGTGGCCGAGATGCAGACGGTCGACGCGCTGATCGACGCCGTCGCGACGTTCTCCCTGCCGCACGCCGCCGACGAGTTCGCGCCGCGCACCGGCGCGCTGCCACTGCCCCGCACCGAGCGGGGCTGA
- the cofD gene encoding 2-phospho-L-lactate transferase: MSVSPRIVVLAGGVGGSRFVLGVRGALRSRGIGDTASALTVVVNTGDDLWLSGVRLQPDVDSLTYALAGVNDAERGWGRQGDSERVNEELQAWGAGWPWFTLGDLDLGTHLARTGWLRDGLTPTEVIERMSRRWPLGARLLPMTDTEVDTVVVLHDGTRLHFQEWWTRHRAALAPTRFENPGISEAAPAPGVVEAIAQAEAVLLAPSNPVVSIGPILDVTGVREALRATAAPVVGVSPIIGGRVVRGMADVCLTAIGVETSAAAVAGLYGSRGDAGLLDAWLIAEEDEALAGEVAGFGIRPVVTPLWMTDPARSAALAESALIAAGL; encoded by the coding sequence ATGAGCGTCTCGCCCCGCATCGTCGTGCTCGCCGGCGGGGTCGGCGGATCGCGATTCGTCCTGGGCGTGCGCGGCGCGCTCCGCTCCCGCGGAATCGGCGACACCGCCTCGGCCCTCACGGTCGTCGTCAACACGGGCGACGACCTGTGGCTATCGGGCGTGCGGCTCCAGCCGGACGTCGACTCCCTCACCTACGCGCTCGCGGGCGTCAACGACGCCGAGCGCGGGTGGGGCCGGCAGGGCGACTCGGAGCGCGTCAACGAAGAGCTGCAGGCGTGGGGCGCCGGCTGGCCGTGGTTCACGCTCGGCGACCTCGATCTGGGCACCCACCTCGCCCGCACCGGCTGGCTGCGGGACGGCCTCACGCCGACGGAGGTGATCGAGCGGATGTCGCGGCGCTGGCCGCTCGGCGCGCGCCTGCTGCCCATGACCGACACCGAGGTCGACACCGTCGTGGTCCTGCACGACGGCACCCGCCTGCACTTCCAGGAGTGGTGGACGCGGCATCGCGCCGCGCTCGCCCCGACGCGGTTCGAGAACCCCGGGATCTCGGAGGCCGCCCCGGCCCCCGGAGTGGTCGAGGCGATTGCGCAGGCAGAGGCGGTGCTCCTCGCGCCGTCGAACCCGGTCGTCTCGATCGGTCCGATCCTCGACGTCACGGGGGTGCGTGAGGCGCTGCGCGCCACAGCGGCACCGGTCGTGGGCGTCTCGCCGATCATCGGCGGACGCGTCGTGCGCGGCATGGCCGACGTCTGCCTCACGGCGATCGGCGTCGAGACATCCGCCGCGGCGGTGGCGGGGCTGTACGGCTCGCGCGGCGACGCCGGGCTGCTCGACGCGTGGCTGATCGCCGAAGAGGACGAGGCCCTCGCGGGCGAGGTCGCCGGGTTCGGCATCCGTCCCGTCGTGACGCCGCTGTGGATGACGGACCCGGCGCGCTCGGCTGCGCTCGCCGAGTCCGCGCTGATCGCGGCCGGTCTCTGA
- a CDS encoding sulfite exporter TauE/SafE family protein — MPELAWWAWALLGVAAVVVGLSKTAVPGAGTIAVAIFAAVLPARQSTGVLLLLLIVADVFAVAMYRRHTDWRALLRLAPAVVVGVLLGVVFLAFADDAWVKRTIGVILLAVIAITLLRRRFASSVEAGGSHRIAAATYGTLGGFTTMVANAAGPVMSMYFLAARFEVKAFLGTAAWFFAIVNLFKVPFSVGIGIITVPGLLIDLVLVPLVVASAFLGRWLANRMPQALFEKLVIVFTLIGALYLLFV; from the coding sequence GTGCCCGAGCTCGCGTGGTGGGCGTGGGCGCTGCTCGGCGTCGCGGCCGTCGTCGTCGGGCTGTCGAAGACCGCCGTTCCCGGCGCGGGGACGATCGCCGTCGCGATCTTCGCGGCCGTGCTGCCGGCGAGGCAGTCCACGGGGGTGCTGCTGCTCCTGCTGATCGTCGCCGACGTGTTCGCGGTCGCGATGTACCGGCGGCACACGGACTGGCGCGCGCTGCTGCGCCTCGCGCCGGCGGTCGTGGTCGGCGTGCTGCTGGGAGTCGTCTTCCTGGCGTTCGCCGACGATGCGTGGGTCAAGCGCACCATCGGGGTCATCCTGCTCGCGGTCATCGCGATCACGCTGCTGCGGCGACGCTTCGCGTCGAGCGTCGAAGCAGGCGGCTCGCATCGGATCGCGGCGGCGACCTACGGCACGCTCGGCGGCTTCACCACGATGGTCGCGAACGCCGCCGGCCCGGTGATGTCGATGTACTTCCTGGCGGCGCGGTTCGAGGTGAAGGCGTTCCTCGGCACGGCGGCCTGGTTCTTCGCGATCGTGAACCTGTTCAAGGTGCCGTTCTCGGTCGGCATCGGCATCATCACGGTGCCGGGTCTCCTCATCGACCTGGTGCTCGTGCCGCTCGTCGTGGCGTCGGCGTTCCTCGGTCGCTGGCTCGCGAACCGCATGCCCCAGGCCCTCTTCGAGAAGCTCGTGATCGTCTTCACGCTGATCGGCGCGCTGTACCTGCTGTTCGTCTGA
- a CDS encoding cupin domain-containing protein codes for MSDYQVLEMGGLDEWRAHYGGFRPESSRDGRRVVDHDLTMQYIGMTANALEPGEEAGYWHDHARIEELYVFLTGRGQMGLDDDVVDVGPGSVVRVGQGVWRTWRATPDSPEQLRWLCIRAGGDELPRLPDDGTRDPDRPSPWA; via the coding sequence ATGAGCGATTACCAGGTGCTGGAGATGGGCGGACTCGACGAGTGGCGGGCGCACTACGGCGGCTTCCGGCCGGAGAGCTCGCGGGACGGGCGCCGTGTGGTCGACCACGACCTGACGATGCAGTACATCGGCATGACGGCCAATGCGCTCGAGCCCGGCGAGGAGGCCGGCTACTGGCACGACCACGCGCGCATCGAGGAGCTGTACGTGTTCCTCACCGGCCGCGGGCAGATGGGCCTCGACGACGACGTCGTCGACGTCGGTCCCGGCTCCGTGGTGCGCGTGGGCCAGGGGGTGTGGCGCACGTGGCGTGCGACGCCCGACAGTCCCGAGCAGCTGCGGTGGCTGTGCATCCGCGCGGGCGGCGACGAGCTGCCGCGGCTCCCCGACGACGGCACGCGCGACCCCGACCGCCCCTCGCCCTGGGCCTGA
- the cofC gene encoding 2-phospho-L-lactate guanylyltransferase translates to MPVKPPARGKSRLEVAGVDRAALAHAIALDTLAAATACELVAQVVVVTNDPALARESAAIPALRFVPEGEARGLDAAVATGMAAMDPNHRMPRAALLGDLPALRPADLADALRAAASVDRAVVADAEGTGSTLVTAAAGTAWTSSFGDGSFARHLELGCQALPVPDASTLRRDVDTAGQLEAAHALGLGPRTAALLGG, encoded by the coding sequence GTGCCGGTGAAGCCCCCGGCTCGCGGCAAGTCGCGGCTCGAGGTCGCGGGGGTCGACCGCGCCGCCCTCGCGCACGCGATCGCGCTCGACACGCTCGCCGCGGCGACGGCGTGCGAACTCGTCGCGCAGGTCGTCGTCGTGACGAACGACCCCGCGCTCGCGCGCGAGTCGGCCGCGATCCCGGCGCTGCGGTTCGTGCCCGAGGGCGAGGCGCGGGGTCTCGACGCAGCGGTGGCCACCGGGATGGCGGCGATGGATCCGAATCACCGGATGCCGCGCGCCGCGCTCCTCGGAGACCTCCCCGCCCTGCGACCGGCCGATCTCGCCGACGCGCTGCGGGCCGCGGCATCCGTCGACCGTGCCGTCGTCGCCGACGCGGAGGGCACCGGGTCGACCCTGGTGACCGCGGCGGCGGGCACGGCGTGGACGTCGTCGTTCGGCGACGGCTCGTTCGCCCGCCACCTCGAGCTGGGGTGCCAGGCTCTTCCGGTTCCGGATGCCTCGACCCTGCGCCGAGACGTCGACACCGCCGGCCAGCTCGAGGCCGCGCACGCGCTGGGCCTCGGCCCCCGCACCGCGGCGCTGCTCGGCGGCTGA
- the fgd gene encoding glucose-6-phosphate dehydrogenase (coenzyme-F420): MTLRQAQDGAVPLRFGYKASAEQFGPAELLDYAVLAEEVGFDSVFISDHLQPWLHEGGHAPASVPWLGALGAKTSRVLIGTSVLTPTFRYNPTVVAQDFATLGVMYPGRVILGVGTGEALNEANLGITWPDPPERFQRLKEAIGLIRRLWSEDRVNFEGTYYTARNITIYDKLDQPVPIYIGAAGPAATRLAGRIADGFITTSGKKRELYTDTLLPALDEGLSKAGRARDDLDTLIEVKVSLAETIDEAKQKTRFWAPLALTPEEKMGIDDPIEMQRLGEELPIERAASRFIVSDDPDEHVERIGWYVDLGFRHLVFHDPGHDQAAFLRMYGEEVLPRLRAKYGA; the protein is encoded by the coding sequence ATGACGCTTCGACAGGCCCAGGACGGCGCCGTCCCGCTGCGCTTCGGATACAAGGCCTCGGCCGAGCAGTTCGGCCCCGCCGAGCTGCTCGACTACGCGGTCCTCGCCGAAGAGGTCGGGTTCGACTCGGTCTTCATCTCGGATCACCTGCAGCCCTGGCTGCACGAGGGAGGCCACGCTCCGGCATCCGTCCCGTGGCTCGGCGCGCTCGGCGCGAAGACCTCGCGCGTGCTCATCGGCACGTCGGTGCTGACGCCGACGTTCCGCTACAACCCGACCGTCGTGGCGCAGGACTTCGCGACGCTCGGCGTCATGTACCCGGGGCGCGTGATCCTCGGCGTCGGCACCGGCGAAGCGCTCAACGAGGCGAACCTGGGCATCACGTGGCCCGACCCGCCGGAGCGCTTCCAGCGGCTGAAGGAGGCGATCGGCCTCATCCGGAGGCTGTGGTCGGAGGATCGCGTCAACTTCGAGGGCACGTACTACACGGCCCGCAACATCACGATCTACGACAAGCTCGACCAGCCGGTGCCGATCTACATCGGCGCCGCCGGGCCTGCCGCGACCCGGCTCGCGGGCCGCATCGCGGACGGCTTCATCACGACCTCGGGCAAGAAGCGCGAGCTCTACACCGATACGTTGCTGCCCGCGCTCGACGAGGGGCTGTCGAAGGCCGGCCGCGCGCGCGACGACCTCGACACGCTGATCGAGGTCAAGGTGTCGCTCGCCGAGACGATCGACGAGGCGAAGCAGAAGACGCGGTTCTGGGCGCCGCTCGCGCTGACCCCCGAGGAGAAGATGGGCATCGACGACCCGATCGAGATGCAGCGCCTCGGCGAGGAGCTGCCGATCGAGCGCGCGGCGTCGCGGTTCATCGTGTCGGACGATCCCGACGAGCACGTCGAGCGGATCGGCTGGTACGTCGATCTCGGATTCCGTCACCTGGTGTTCCATGATCCGGGGCACGACCAGGCCGCCTTCCTGCGGATGTACGGCGAAGAGGTCCTGCCGCGCCTGCGCGCGAAGTACGGCGCGTGA